From one Neovison vison isolate M4711 chromosome 1, ASM_NN_V1, whole genome shotgun sequence genomic stretch:
- the CCN6 gene encoding cellular communication network factor 6, with translation MPGLLLSMLLAAALVQFCCQAQGGAPLAAAPEARPGGELGEPEVQPRRQFCHWPCKCPRAQPSCPRGVSLLRDGCGCCKICAKQPGDTCNEADLCDPHKGLYCDYSADRPRFETGVCAHLIAVGCEFNRVHYRNGQVFQPSPLFSCLCVSGAIGCTPLFIPKLDDSRCSGAKGRKKSDQSNCGLGPLQKQLSASYKAMPAYRNLPLVWKRKCLVQATKWTPCSRTCGMGISDRVTNENSNCEMRKERRLCYIQPCDSNISKSVKIPKGKTCQPTFQLLKAEKFVFSGCSSTQSYKPTFCGVCLDKRCCVPNKSKMITIQFDCPNEGSFKWKMLWITSCVCQRNCREPGDIFSELKIL, from the exons ATGCCGGGGCTCCTCCTTTCCATGCTGCTGGCCGCTGCTCTGGTGCAG TTCTGCTGCCAGGCGCAGGGGGGCGCGCCATTGGCCGCGGCGCCGGAAGCCAGGCCCGGAGGAGAACTAGGAGAACCGGAAGTGCAGCCCCGCAGGCAGTTCTGTCACTGGCCCTGTAAATGCCCCCGTGCGCAGCCCAGCTGCCCCCGGGGAGTGAGCCTGCTGAGGGACGGCTGCGGGTGCTGTAAGATCTGTGCCAAGCAACCGGGGGACACCTGCAATGAAGCCGACCTCTGTGACCCCCACAAGGGGCTCTACTGTGACTACTCAGCCGACAGGCCTCGCTTCGAGACCGGCGTGTGCGCGC aCCTTATAGCTGTGGGGTGCGAGTTCAACAGGGTGCATTATCGTAATGGCCAAGTCTTTCAGCCCAGCCCCCTGTTTAGCTGCCTCTGTGTGAGTGGGGCCATTGGATGCACACCTCTGTTCATTCCAAAGCTGGATGACAGTCGCTGCTCTGGTGCTAAAGGTAGAAAGAAGTCTGATCAGTCCAACTGTGGCCTGGGACCCTTACAAAAGCAGCTTTCAGCAAGCTACAAAGCAATGCCAG CTTATAGGAATCTCCCACTTGTTTGGAAGAGAAAATGTCTTGTGCAAGCAACAAAGTGGACCCCTTGCTCCAGAACATGTGGGATGGGAATATCCGATCGGGTCACCAATGAAAATAGCAATtgtgaaatgagaaaagagagaagactgtgTTATATTCAACCTTGTGACAGTAATATATCAAAGAGCGTAAAG ATCCCCAAAGGAAAAACGTGCCAACCTACTTTCCAACTGCTCAAAGCTGAAAAATTCGTCTTTTCTGGATGCTCAAGCACTCAGAGTTATAAACCCACTTTCTGTGGAGTATGCTTGGATAAGAGATGCTGTGTTCCTAATAAGTCTAAAATGATTACCATTCAATTTGACTGCCCAAACGAAGGGTCATTTAAGTGGAAGATGCTGTGGATTACATCTTGCGTATGTCAAAGGAACTGCAGAGAGCCAGGAGATATATTTTCTGAGCTCAAGATC